From the Synechococcus sp. HK01-R genome, one window contains:
- the trpS gene encoding tryptophan--tRNA ligase: protein MVRSRVLSGVQPTGALHLGNWLGAIRNWVDLQNDHDTFVCVVDLHAITVPHDPARLADDTLTTAALYLACGIDPARTTVFVQSHVAAHSELCWLLNCVTPLNWLERMIQFKEKALKQGDNVSVGLLDYPVLMAADILLYDADLVPVGEDQKQHLELARDIAQQRINARFGSEDAPLLKVPKPLILKEGARVMSLTDGRSKMSKSDPNEGSRITLLDPPDLITKKIKRAKTDPQMGLEFDHPDRPETDNLLGLYAILSGKGRDAVASECASMGWGQFKPLLADATVAALEPIQARYRELMNERSELERVLNQGQQQAEAVAQATVERVRQGLGFLARH, encoded by the coding sequence ATGGTCCGGTCGCGGGTTCTCTCCGGGGTCCAGCCCACCGGAGCCCTTCATCTGGGCAACTGGCTGGGTGCCATCCGCAACTGGGTTGATCTGCAGAACGACCACGACACCTTCGTGTGCGTGGTCGATTTGCATGCGATCACCGTGCCGCATGACCCGGCCCGTCTTGCCGATGACACCCTGACAACAGCGGCCCTTTATCTGGCCTGCGGGATTGATCCAGCGCGCACCACGGTGTTTGTGCAGAGCCACGTGGCCGCCCATTCAGAGCTTTGCTGGCTGCTGAACTGCGTCACACCGCTCAACTGGCTGGAGCGAATGATCCAGTTCAAGGAGAAGGCTCTCAAACAGGGAGACAACGTGTCGGTCGGACTCCTCGACTATCCGGTGCTCATGGCCGCCGACATCCTTCTCTATGACGCCGATCTGGTGCCGGTGGGCGAAGACCAGAAACAACACCTGGAATTGGCCCGCGATATCGCCCAGCAACGCATCAATGCCCGCTTTGGCTCCGAGGATGCACCACTGCTCAAGGTGCCCAAACCTTTGATCCTGAAAGAGGGGGCCCGCGTGATGAGCCTCACCGATGGGCGCAGCAAGATGAGCAAAAGCGACCCCAATGAAGGCAGTCGCATCACGCTTCTCGACCCCCCTGATCTCATCACGAAGAAGATCAAGCGCGCCAAAACTGATCCCCAGATGGGTCTGGAGTTCGACCATCCGGATCGACCGGAGACCGACAATCTTCTCGGGCTCTACGCCATCCTCAGCGGTAAGGGCCGAGATGCGGTTGCCAGCGAATGCGCCTCGATGGGTTGGGGCCAGTTCAAGCCATTACTGGCAGACGCCACCGTGGCCGCCCTCGAACCGATCCAGGCCCGCTACAGGGAGCTCATGAATGAGCGGAGCGAGCTCGAACGGGTCCTCAACCAAGGACAACAACAGGCGGAAGCAGTGGCACAAGCCACGGTTGAGCGGGTGCGCCAGGGACTTGGCTTCCTGGCACGACACTGA
- a CDS encoding glycoside hydrolase family 104 protein — protein MPSVPAFNRKTLVAIGAVSVLLLPFGQGLHAERSNERLQQDDAIRTGLTKTEQVQDLLAARPYRITPERRALLNTIRYAEGTWKDGRDLGYRVLYGGSLFRDLSRHPERLVVKRYASAAAGAYQFLPATWRQVARELRLPSFEPQHQDQAALRLVERRGALEEVDRRGLTPSAMHRLAPEWASFPTHAGTSAYGQPVKSQAELARFYSNNLREIRQGA, from the coding sequence TTGCCTTCAGTTCCTGCTTTCAATCGCAAAACCCTTGTTGCCATTGGAGCCGTCAGCGTTCTGCTTCTGCCCTTCGGCCAAGGGCTGCACGCTGAGCGATCCAACGAGCGCCTCCAGCAAGACGATGCGATCCGGACGGGCCTGACCAAGACAGAACAGGTTCAGGACTTGCTGGCAGCCCGCCCTTACCGGATCACCCCCGAGCGCAGGGCCCTGCTCAACACGATCCGCTATGCGGAAGGCACTTGGAAGGACGGTCGTGATCTGGGTTACCGCGTGCTCTACGGCGGCAGCCTCTTCCGCGATCTCTCCCGACACCCGGAGCGGTTGGTGGTGAAGCGTTACGCCAGTGCAGCAGCAGGCGCCTATCAGTTTTTACCCGCGACCTGGCGCCAGGTCGCCCGTGAGTTGAGGCTGCCAAGCTTCGAACCCCAACATCAGGACCAGGCAGCCCTGCGCCTCGTGGAGCGTCGTGGTGCTCTGGAGGAGGTGGATCGCCGCGGCCTGACCCCAAGCGCCATGCATCGCCTGGCCCCCGAATGGGCCTCCTTCCCCACCCATGCCGGCACCAGCGCCTATGGCCAGCCGGTGAAGAGTCAGGCGGAACTGGCCCGCTTTTACTCGAACAATCTCCGGGAGATCCGCCAAGGGGCCTGA
- a CDS encoding DUF2752 domain-containing protein encodes MTLPRRPKAGLAAIALLMLLSLRAQGLPLLLPGCPWRALTGVPCPTCFLTRSALATLQGDLGEALELHLFGPPLVLSLGWLGWRQGLLGRPLRFGRRRWQAAAAVAAALLIYWLMRLFRWRLAGVPLPG; translated from the coding sequence ATGACCCTGCCCCGACGCCCCAAGGCTGGTCTGGCGGCGATCGCTCTGCTGATGTTGCTGAGCCTGCGCGCTCAAGGGCTGCCTCTGCTCTTGCCCGGTTGCCCCTGGCGCGCCCTGACCGGTGTTCCCTGCCCGACATGCTTCTTGACCCGATCAGCCCTGGCCACGCTCCAGGGCGATCTGGGAGAGGCCCTGGAGTTGCATCTCTTTGGACCTCCCTTGGTCTTGAGCCTGGGCTGGCTGGGCTGGAGGCAGGGGCTGCTGGGGCGGCCCCTGCGCTTCGGGCGGCGGCGCTGGCAGGCAGCGGCTGCCGTGGCGGCGGCGCTTTTGATCTACTGGCTGATGCGGCTGTTCCGCTGGAGGCTGGCCGGAGTGCCCTTGCCGGGCTGA
- a CDS encoding DUF2605 family protein encodes MDPEADALLESLLDSLLKDFSHWFQRGEELLAVCPDLVMASEERAVMAARIEEGRKAIAATRALVDASPTAMAVSMEAMAPWHQLVMDVWALAARISQAAR; translated from the coding sequence ATGGACCCGGAAGCCGACGCCCTGCTGGAGAGCCTCCTCGACTCTTTGCTCAAGGATTTCAGCCACTGGTTTCAGCGGGGTGAGGAGCTGCTGGCGGTCTGCCCCGATCTCGTCATGGCGTCGGAGGAGCGGGCTGTGATGGCAGCCCGGATCGAGGAGGGGCGCAAGGCGATTGCTGCAACCCGGGCCCTGGTGGATGCCTCACCAACGGCCATGGCTGTCTCGATGGAGGCCATGGCTCCCTGGCATCAGCTGGTGATGGATGTTTGGGCCCTGGCGGCGCGCATTTCCCAGGCGGCACGATGA
- the thrS gene encoding threonine--tRNA ligase, translated as MASVVHELVSSAAVTAPAQAEHPKKEMVVLPKTSESEQLLKIRHSMSHVMAMAVQSLFPKTQVTIGPWTESGFYYDFDSPDPFTEADLKAIRKEMIKIINRKLPLERIEVSRQEAETKIKAQNEPYKLEILAGLQEPITLYTLGDQWWDLCAGPHVANTSELNPKAFALESVAGAYWRGDEKNAQLQRIYGTAWETPEQLAEHQRRKEEALRRDHRRLGKDLDLFSIEDEAGAGLVFWHPRGARMRLLIEDFWRQAHFEGGYELLYTPHVADISLWKTSGHLDFYSESMFGPMEVDEREYQLKPMNCPFHVLTYASKLRSYRELPIRWAELGTVYRYERPGVMHGLMRVRGFTQDDAHVFCLPDQISDEILRILDLTERILSTFDFRHYEINLSTRPDKSIGDDAVWELATKGLVEALERKGWDYKIDEGGGAFYGPKIDLKIEDAIGRMWQCSTIQLDFNLPERFKLDYIAADGSKQRPIMIHRAIFGSLERFFGIMTENYAGDYPFWLAPEQVRLLPVTDEVQPSAEQMLEQLTAAGIRATVDRSGDRLGKLIRSGEQMKIPLLAVIGAKEAEQGAVSLRSRRDGDLGVVDRDALIEAARQANQNRHTSLTLPRS; from the coding sequence ATGGCGTCTGTTGTGCATGAACTGGTGAGCAGCGCTGCAGTAACCGCTCCTGCCCAGGCGGAGCACCCCAAGAAAGAAATGGTGGTGCTTCCCAAAACCAGTGAAAGCGAGCAGCTGCTCAAGATCCGCCACTCCATGAGCCATGTCATGGCGATGGCGGTGCAGAGCCTCTTCCCCAAAACACAGGTGACGATCGGGCCCTGGACGGAAAGTGGCTTCTATTACGACTTCGACAGCCCCGATCCCTTCACCGAGGCTGACCTCAAGGCGATCCGAAAGGAGATGATCAAGATCATCAATCGGAAGCTTCCCCTCGAGCGGATCGAGGTGAGTCGCCAGGAGGCCGAAACGAAAATCAAGGCTCAAAACGAGCCTTACAAACTCGAGATCCTCGCGGGCCTGCAGGAACCGATCACCCTCTACACCCTCGGAGATCAATGGTGGGACCTCTGCGCCGGTCCCCATGTCGCCAACACCAGTGAACTCAACCCCAAGGCCTTTGCCCTAGAGAGCGTTGCCGGTGCCTATTGGCGGGGTGACGAGAAGAATGCCCAACTCCAAAGGATCTACGGCACCGCCTGGGAGACTCCGGAACAACTGGCTGAACACCAGCGCCGCAAGGAAGAAGCCCTGCGCCGGGATCACCGCCGCCTTGGCAAGGATCTCGATCTTTTTTCGATCGAAGATGAAGCAGGTGCTGGCCTTGTCTTCTGGCATCCGCGTGGTGCCCGCATGCGCCTGCTGATCGAAGACTTCTGGCGTCAGGCCCATTTTGAAGGCGGCTACGAGCTCCTCTACACCCCCCATGTCGCCGACATCAGCCTCTGGAAGACCTCAGGCCATCTCGACTTCTACAGCGAGAGCATGTTCGGCCCCATGGAGGTGGATGAACGGGAATACCAGCTCAAACCAATGAACTGCCCGTTCCATGTGCTCACCTATGCCAGCAAGCTGCGCAGCTATCGCGAACTACCAATCCGCTGGGCTGAATTGGGCACGGTGTATCGCTACGAGCGGCCCGGGGTGATGCATGGCCTGATGCGCGTGCGTGGCTTTACCCAGGACGATGCCCACGTGTTCTGCCTGCCCGATCAGATCAGCGATGAAATCCTGCGCATCCTGGATCTCACCGAGCGGATCCTCTCCACGTTTGATTTCCGTCACTACGAGATCAACCTCTCCACACGCCCAGACAAATCGATCGGTGATGATGCCGTCTGGGAGCTGGCCACCAAAGGACTGGTGGAGGCCCTGGAGCGCAAGGGATGGGATTACAAGATCGATGAAGGCGGTGGCGCGTTTTACGGCCCCAAGATCGATCTGAAGATCGAGGATGCGATCGGCCGGATGTGGCAATGCTCGACGATCCAGCTCGATTTCAACCTGCCGGAACGCTTCAAGCTCGACTACATCGCCGCCGATGGCAGCAAGCAACGCCCGATCATGATTCACCGGGCGATCTTTGGTTCGTTGGAACGGTTCTTCGGGATCATGACCGAGAACTACGCCGGTGATTACCCCTTCTGGCTAGCTCCTGAGCAGGTGCGCCTGCTGCCTGTCACCGATGAGGTGCAGCCCTCCGCCGAACAGATGCTGGAGCAGCTCACAGCCGCTGGAATTCGGGCCACGGTTGACCGCAGTGGTGATCGACTCGGCAAGTTGATCCGAAGTGGTGAACAGATGAAAATCCCCCTTCTCGCGGTGATTGGGGCCAAAGAGGCCGAGCAGGGAGCCGTGAGTCTGCGCAGTCGACGGGATGGTGACCTTGGCGTTGTGGATCGCGACGCGCTGATTGAGGCAGCAAGGCAGGCCAATCAAAACCGTCACACCTCCCTGACGCTGCCTCGCTCATGA
- a CDS encoding DUF1824 family protein, producing the protein MNESHIQRISDLTPLRSAPSLSTEQTSVLRAELAREMGAYSWFTVGVMATSAAEALRSLRQLETACGWEPMRLEGECKAEDGVFLKANQSSGMVRIRAEQGLGEGILISGHQQEQGAAGPTWGPFPLDLFTT; encoded by the coding sequence ATGAACGAGTCCCACATCCAACGCATCAGTGATCTGACCCCGCTGCGCAGTGCGCCCAGCCTCAGTACTGAGCAAACCAGCGTTCTGCGGGCAGAACTAGCCCGGGAGATGGGCGCCTACTCCTGGTTCACCGTGGGCGTGATGGCGACCAGCGCCGCCGAGGCGCTCCGCAGCCTGCGCCAGCTCGAGACAGCCTGCGGCTGGGAACCGATGCGTCTTGAAGGCGAATGCAAGGCCGAGGACGGCGTCTTTCTTAAGGCCAATCAGTCCAGCGGCATGGTCCGAATCCGAGCTGAACAGGGGCTTGGAGAGGGGATCTTGATCAGCGGTCATCAGCAGGAGCAGGGCGCGGCAGGTCCCACCTGGGGCCCCTTCCCCCTTGATCTGTTCACCACCTGA
- a CDS encoding glucokinase, with amino-acid sequence MAQRTYLAGDLGGTKTLLSLFTSVDGQLQALEGQRYASAEWTSLEAMLTHFLEGLPSELERPATSCIAVAGPVQNGQAKLTNLPWEMSEASLCAATGLERLELVNDFAVLIHGLPHFSDSQQVVLQPGQDGLNEPGAHGGSVAILGAGTGLGMARGIPGPQGWIALASEGGHREFAPRTEQEWALSRWLMADLGIDRLSIERIVSGTGLGHVMHWLLQQEQREHPLHRIARAWRTIPAEQPGHQDLPAHTGKAAATGDPLALAALELWLGAYGSAAGDLALQELCSGGLWVGGGTAEKNLAGLRSQHFLAPLRRKGRFQPFLESLTIRAVIDPNAGLFSAACRARALDA; translated from the coding sequence ATGGCGCAGAGAACCTATCTGGCCGGTGATCTCGGAGGCACCAAGACCCTGCTCTCGCTGTTCACCAGCGTTGATGGTCAGCTTCAGGCCCTGGAAGGGCAGCGCTACGCATCGGCAGAGTGGACCTCCCTTGAGGCCATGCTCACTCACTTTCTTGAGGGGCTGCCGTCAGAGCTGGAACGGCCTGCGACCAGCTGTATCGCCGTGGCCGGTCCCGTACAGAACGGTCAGGCCAAGCTGACCAACCTTCCCTGGGAGATGAGCGAAGCCTCGCTCTGTGCCGCCACAGGGCTGGAGCGGCTGGAGCTGGTGAATGATTTCGCCGTGCTGATCCATGGCCTCCCCCACTTCAGCGACAGCCAGCAGGTGGTGCTGCAACCCGGGCAAGACGGATTGAACGAGCCAGGGGCCCATGGCGGCAGCGTGGCCATCCTTGGGGCAGGCACAGGCCTTGGCATGGCCAGGGGCATCCCCGGCCCCCAGGGCTGGATTGCCCTGGCCAGCGAAGGAGGACATCGGGAATTTGCTCCACGCACGGAGCAGGAATGGGCCCTCAGCCGCTGGCTCATGGCGGACCTCGGCATTGATCGTCTTTCGATCGAACGCATCGTGAGTGGCACAGGTCTGGGGCATGTCATGCACTGGCTCCTGCAACAAGAGCAACGCGAGCATCCCCTTCACAGGATCGCCAGAGCCTGGCGCACCATTCCTGCCGAACAGCCCGGACATCAGGATCTGCCTGCCCACACCGGCAAGGCCGCAGCAACTGGCGACCCGCTTGCCCTGGCCGCCCTGGAGCTCTGGCTCGGGGCCTATGGGTCCGCTGCGGGGGATCTAGCCCTGCAGGAACTGTGCAGCGGCGGGCTTTGGGTCGGCGGTGGCACCGCGGAAAAAAACCTCGCTGGCCTCCGGTCTCAGCACTTCCTGGCCCCCCTTCGTCGCAAGGGACGGTTTCAGCCCTTCCTGGAGAGCCTGACCATTCGGGCCGTCATCGACCCGAATGCCGGACTGTTTAGCGCCGCCTGCCGAGCGCGGGCCCTGGACGCCTAA
- the thrB gene encoding homoserine kinase, whose amino-acid sequence MVQPRIGQTVVVDVPATTANIGPGFDCLGAALDLNNRFTMRRIEGDGERFELIIEGQEGSHLRGGPENLVYRAAQRVWKAAGEDPVALEARVRLAVPPARGLGSSATAIVAGLVGANALVGEPLSREKLLELAIDIEGHPDNVVPSLLGGLCMTAKAASQRWRVVRCEWLASVKAVVAIPAIRLSTSEARRAMPKTIPVGDAVVNLGALTLLLQGLRTGNGDLISDGMHDRLHEPYRWRLIKGGQEVRQAALKAGAWGCAISGAGPSILALCSEGVGPAVSQAMVKAWEAEGVASRAPLLSLQTTGSHWQAKEPE is encoded by the coding sequence ATGGTGCAGCCGCGCATCGGCCAAACGGTGGTGGTGGACGTACCGGCCACCACAGCCAACATCGGACCTGGGTTCGACTGCCTGGGGGCCGCCCTCGACCTGAACAACCGCTTCACCATGCGCCGAATCGAAGGCGACGGGGAGCGGTTTGAACTGATCATCGAAGGCCAGGAGGGCAGTCACCTTCGCGGTGGGCCCGAGAACCTCGTGTATCGCGCCGCCCAGCGGGTCTGGAAGGCCGCAGGGGAGGATCCGGTCGCCTTGGAAGCACGGGTCAGACTTGCTGTACCACCGGCGCGAGGCCTCGGAAGCAGCGCCACGGCCATCGTTGCGGGACTGGTGGGCGCCAATGCCCTGGTGGGAGAACCCCTGAGCCGGGAAAAACTTCTGGAGCTGGCCATCGACATTGAAGGCCATCCCGACAATGTGGTTCCTTCCCTCTTGGGGGGCCTGTGCATGACCGCGAAGGCTGCCTCCCAACGCTGGCGTGTCGTGCGCTGCGAGTGGCTCGCGTCGGTGAAGGCCGTGGTGGCCATTCCGGCGATTCGGCTGAGCACCAGCGAGGCACGACGGGCGATGCCCAAGACGATTCCTGTTGGCGATGCCGTGGTGAATCTGGGAGCACTAACGCTGTTGCTGCAGGGCTTGCGCACGGGCAACGGCGATCTGATTTCCGATGGCATGCACGACCGGCTGCACGAGCCCTACCGCTGGCGGCTGATCAAAGGCGGCCAAGAGGTGCGACAAGCGGCCCTCAAGGCCGGAGCCTGGGGCTGTGCCATCAGCGGAGCCGGCCCCAGCATTCTGGCCCTCTGTTCGGAAGGGGTGGGCCCTGCGGTCAGCCAGGCCATGGTGAAGGCGTGGGAAGCGGAGGGGGTGGCCAGCCGTGCCCCGCTCCTGAGCCTCCAGACCACGGGAAGCCATTGGCAGGCCAAGGAACCTGAGTAG
- a CDS encoding NAD(P)H-quinone oxidoreductase subunit 4 has protein sequence MDVNLPLSVASQTAFPWLSLIVLLPAVTALVMPLLPGDDSNPSPWPRNLALTVLAVDFILMVAVFSRLFDRLDGGLQLVERVSWLPVIGLEWSLGADGLSMPLVVLSGLVTMLSVAASWKVEHKAKLYFGLLLVQASAQALVFLSQDFLLFFLAWELELVPVYLLIAIWGGQNRQYAATKFILYTALASLLILISGLALALSGDSFTLNLSELAQRSPGGSFGLLCYLGFLVGFGVKLPMFPLHTWLPDAHGEANAPVSMLLAGVLLKMGGYALLRFNVQMLPEAHLVLAPALIVLGIVNIIYGALNAFAQDNVKRRIACSSVSHMGFVLLGIGAVDALSLSGAMLQMISHGLIAAAMFFVTGSFYERTKTLSIPNMGGLAKVLPITFAFFLASSLASLALPGMSGFISEITIFLGITSQEQFTTLFRVITIVIAAIGLVLTPIYLLSLCRRVFFGPRIPALAFVDDMNPRELVIGLTLLVPTLTIGIWPRVAMDVYEASTDALAETLSSHSLIALSNWLPLG, from the coding sequence ATGGACGTCAACCTGCCCCTGTCGGTTGCGTCCCAGACGGCGTTTCCCTGGCTGTCCCTGATCGTGCTGTTGCCGGCGGTCACAGCACTGGTCATGCCCCTGCTGCCAGGGGATGACAGCAATCCCTCCCCCTGGCCCCGCAACCTCGCCTTGACGGTGCTGGCCGTGGATTTCATTTTGATGGTGGCCGTGTTCAGCCGCCTGTTCGATCGCCTCGATGGCGGACTGCAACTGGTGGAGCGGGTCAGCTGGCTGCCAGTGATCGGTCTTGAGTGGTCTCTCGGAGCTGACGGTCTCTCCATGCCTCTGGTGGTGCTCAGCGGCCTGGTCACCATGCTCTCGGTGGCGGCAAGCTGGAAGGTTGAGCACAAAGCCAAGCTTTACTTCGGCCTTCTCTTGGTGCAGGCCTCAGCCCAGGCGCTGGTGTTCCTGTCCCAGGACTTCCTGCTCTTCTTCCTGGCCTGGGAACTGGAGTTGGTCCCCGTCTATCTGCTGATTGCGATCTGGGGGGGCCAGAACCGCCAGTACGCCGCCACCAAATTCATCCTTTACACGGCCCTGGCCTCTCTGCTGATCCTGATCAGCGGCCTCGCCCTTGCCCTCTCCGGCGACAGCTTCACCCTCAACCTGAGCGAACTCGCCCAACGCTCCCCTGGCGGCAGCTTTGGCCTGCTCTGTTACTTGGGCTTCTTGGTGGGATTCGGAGTGAAACTGCCGATGTTCCCTTTGCACACCTGGCTACCCGACGCCCATGGAGAAGCCAATGCACCGGTCTCGATGCTCTTAGCCGGCGTGTTGCTGAAGATGGGCGGTTATGCCCTGCTCCGCTTCAACGTTCAGATGCTGCCGGAGGCCCATCTGGTGCTGGCGCCAGCCCTGATCGTCCTCGGGATTGTCAACATCATCTACGGCGCTCTCAACGCTTTCGCCCAAGACAACGTCAAGCGACGAATTGCCTGCAGCTCGGTGAGTCATATGGGCTTCGTGTTGCTGGGCATCGGCGCTGTGGATGCACTCAGCCTCAGTGGCGCGATGCTGCAGATGATCAGCCATGGCCTGATCGCCGCCGCCATGTTCTTCGTCACTGGCAGCTTTTACGAGCGCACCAAGACGTTGTCGATCCCCAACATGGGTGGTCTGGCCAAGGTGTTGCCGATCACGTTTGCCTTCTTCCTGGCCAGCTCCCTCGCCTCCCTGGCTCTCCCGGGGATGAGTGGCTTCATCAGCGAAATCACCATCTTTCTGGGCATCACCAGCCAGGAGCAGTTCACAACCCTGTTCCGGGTGATCACCATCGTGATCGCCGCCATCGGTCTCGTGCTGACCCCGATCTATCTGCTCTCCCTCTGCCGGCGGGTCTTCTTCGGCCCACGCATCCCGGCCCTGGCCTTCGTGGACGACATGAATCCCCGTGAATTGGTCATCGGTCTCACCCTGCTGGTGCCAACACTCACCATCGGCATCTGGCCACGGGTCGCCATGGACGTCTACGAAGCCTCCACCGATGCCCTCGCGGAAACCCTCTCCAGCCATAGCCTGATTGCACTGAGCAACTGGCTCCCTCTCGGCTGA
- a CDS encoding M3 family metallopeptidase has translation MQETREPALLAGQGLPNYHDVTADQVRESIPALLEQLTKSFADLEATLEKQLNGSDPLPWDAVMPPLHAIGEQLRWSWGVVTHLNAVCNTPELREAHASQQADVVRFSNRLGQSKVLHRALEALQANAAQPLDPAQQRILQAELLSMQQRGVGLSGERQQAFNSTSERLAELSTQFSNHVLDATQGWSLVVHERERLAGLPQRALDILAAAAKEAGDLHADGSEANGERGPWRLGLDMPRFLPVLTHADNRQLRETLYRAHVSRASQGELDNTPLIEEILSLRREQAIRLDYRHWAELSLAGKMAEDVDAVEGLLEELRAAAYPAALRELDDLQACALHHGAPEAESLEPWDVGYWSEKLRQERFDLNQEALRPWFPLPQVLEGLFELCERLFRIRISAADGEAPIWHPDVRFFRVAEQDGTPLAAFYLDPYSRPGSKRGGAWMDECLSRQPDGEGGWILPVAYLICNQTPPNGDTPSLMSFEEVETLFHEFGHGLQHMLTTVEHPQAAGINNVEWDAVELPSQFMENWCLDRSTLMGMARHWQTGEPLPEEDFEKLKQSRTFMAGFATLRQVHFALSDLRLHSLWTPELGLSPDQMRRQIAETTTVIPPIADDHFLCAFSHIFAGGYSAGYYSYKWAEVLSADAFAAFEDAGLDLEDAVQATGERFRNTVLSLGGSLSPSAVFEAFRGRAASTDALIRHSGLVTSHA, from the coding sequence ATGCAAGAGACCCGCGAACCTGCCCTGCTCGCGGGCCAGGGACTTCCCAACTACCACGACGTCACCGCTGATCAGGTTCGGGAGTCGATCCCGGCCCTACTGGAGCAGCTGACCAAGAGCTTTGCCGACCTAGAGGCCACTCTCGAGAAGCAACTGAACGGCTCCGATCCACTCCCCTGGGACGCGGTGATGCCGCCCCTGCACGCGATCGGCGAACAACTTCGCTGGAGCTGGGGAGTGGTCACCCATCTCAACGCCGTCTGCAACACTCCCGAACTACGGGAAGCCCATGCCTCCCAGCAGGCGGATGTGGTGCGCTTCAGCAATCGCCTCGGCCAGAGCAAGGTGCTGCACCGTGCCCTCGAAGCGCTCCAGGCGAACGCAGCCCAGCCCCTCGATCCTGCCCAGCAACGCATTCTCCAAGCCGAACTGCTTTCCATGCAGCAGCGGGGTGTGGGCCTGAGTGGGGAACGGCAGCAGGCGTTCAACTCCACCAGCGAACGGCTGGCGGAACTCTCCACCCAATTCAGCAATCACGTGCTTGATGCCACCCAGGGCTGGAGCCTGGTTGTGCACGAGCGGGAGCGCCTAGCCGGCCTTCCCCAGCGCGCCCTCGACATCCTGGCCGCTGCGGCCAAGGAGGCAGGAGATCTCCACGCTGACGGGAGCGAAGCCAACGGAGAACGGGGCCCTTGGCGCTTGGGACTCGACATGCCGCGCTTCCTTCCGGTATTGACCCATGCAGACAATCGACAGCTGCGCGAAACCCTCTACAGAGCCCATGTCAGCCGCGCGAGCCAAGGAGAGCTCGACAACACCCCTCTGATCGAGGAAATCCTCAGTCTCCGCCGTGAGCAGGCGATCCGGCTCGACTACAGGCACTGGGCGGAACTTAGCCTCGCCGGGAAAATGGCCGAGGACGTGGATGCCGTGGAGGGGCTGCTGGAGGAACTGCGTGCGGCCGCCTACCCAGCAGCCCTGCGGGAACTTGACGACCTGCAAGCCTGCGCCCTTCACCATGGTGCGCCTGAGGCGGAGTCTCTGGAACCCTGGGATGTGGGCTACTGGTCGGAAAAACTGCGACAAGAGCGCTTCGACCTGAACCAGGAGGCTCTGCGCCCCTGGTTCCCACTGCCACAGGTGCTTGAGGGTCTATTCGAACTCTGCGAACGCCTCTTCCGCATCCGGATCAGCGCCGCTGACGGTGAAGCGCCGATCTGGCACCCGGATGTGCGCTTCTTCAGGGTTGCAGAACAGGACGGAACGCCTTTAGCAGCCTTCTATCTCGATCCCTACAGCAGGCCCGGCAGCAAGCGGGGCGGTGCCTGGATGGATGAATGCCTCAGCCGCCAACCGGATGGAGAGGGTGGCTGGATCCTGCCGGTGGCCTATCTGATCTGCAACCAGACCCCCCCCAACGGCGACACTCCAAGCCTGATGAGCTTCGAAGAGGTCGAAACCCTCTTCCACGAGTTCGGCCACGGGCTCCAGCACATGCTCACCACCGTGGAGCATCCACAGGCGGCGGGCATCAACAATGTGGAGTGGGATGCCGTGGAACTGCCCAGCCAGTTCATGGAGAACTGGTGCCTCGACCGCAGCACCTTGATGGGAATGGCACGGCATTGGCAAACCGGGGAACCCCTGCCAGAAGAGGACTTTGAGAAGCTGAAGCAGAGCCGCACCTTCATGGCAGGTTTCGCCACCCTGCGCCAAGTGCATTTCGCTCTCAGCGATCTGCGGCTTCACAGTCTCTGGACACCGGAGCTGGGACTGAGCCCCGACCAGATGCGACGGCAGATTGCAGAAACCACCACCGTGATCCCTCCGATTGCGGATGATCACTTCCTCTGCGCCTTCAGCCACATCTTCGCCGGTGGCTATTCGGCTGGTTACTACTCCTATAAATGGGCGGAAGTGCTCAGTGCCGATGCCTTCGCTGCCTTTGAAGATGCAGGTCTCGATCTCGAAGACGCTGTGCAGGCCACTGGAGAGCGCTTTCGCAACACCGTCTTGAGCCTCGGCGGCAGCCTCTCGCCCTCTGCTGTGTTCGAGGCGTTCCGGGGCAGAGCGGCAAGCACGGACGCCCTGATTCGCCACTCCGGCCTGGTGACGAGCCATGCCTGA